One Pseudodesulfovibrio cashew DNA window includes the following coding sequences:
- a CDS encoding phosphatidylserine decarboxylase family protein, which yields MTWKRYGKNNLVVFFCGLVLLLGLAGRASGSDLPTASGETPRLLPVVQEFRELIENDPELLMLFSRMFETIPDKPQFRNDPTGKPQVRDYRVMLQRLSDILQQAPEFNKSGLVGFPINAVLNWPMGTTAGTTAFLDGRVNAQLKKILRQWAVYLGSPDSRYVLGDDPEKGWFGRDAREAMPTFEQDFVCDPSKPYHGFASWDDFFTRRFREGRRPVAAPDDDAVIANACESAPFKLAKNVKLRDRFWIKGQPYSLYHMLEGDPLAARFEGGTIYQAFLSALSYHRWHSPVSGRIVKTQLIDGSYYAQSPLAGFDPASPNRSQGYITQVAARALVFIEADNPDIGLMAVMFVGMAEVSSNELTVYEGQHVKKGDQLGMFHFGGSTHVLIFRPGVELDFDLRGQTPGLETKNIPVRSRIATVR from the coding sequence ATGACTTGGAAACGGTATGGTAAGAACAATCTTGTCGTCTTTTTCTGTGGCCTTGTCCTTTTGCTTGGCCTTGCCGGGCGGGCGAGCGGCTCGGACCTTCCGACAGCCTCGGGCGAGACGCCCCGGCTTCTGCCTGTGGTGCAGGAGTTCCGGGAACTGATCGAAAATGATCCCGAGCTGCTCATGCTCTTCTCGCGGATGTTCGAGACGATTCCGGACAAGCCGCAGTTCAGGAACGATCCGACGGGTAAACCGCAGGTCCGCGACTACCGCGTGATGTTGCAGCGGTTGAGCGACATCTTGCAGCAGGCCCCCGAGTTCAACAAGAGCGGGCTTGTGGGGTTCCCTATCAATGCCGTCCTGAACTGGCCCATGGGCACCACAGCCGGGACCACCGCCTTCCTGGATGGCCGGGTTAACGCGCAATTGAAGAAGATACTCAGGCAATGGGCCGTGTATCTCGGCTCGCCGGACTCCCGCTACGTGCTCGGCGACGATCCCGAGAAAGGGTGGTTCGGCCGCGACGCCAGGGAGGCCATGCCGACCTTTGAGCAGGACTTCGTCTGCGATCCGTCGAAACCCTACCACGGGTTCGCCTCCTGGGATGATTTCTTTACCCGCCGCTTCCGTGAGGGACGTCGGCCCGTTGCGGCCCCGGACGACGACGCGGTCATCGCCAACGCCTGCGAATCCGCGCCGTTCAAGCTGGCCAAAAACGTGAAGCTGCGTGACCGATTCTGGATCAAGGGACAGCCCTACTCGCTGTATCACATGCTGGAAGGTGACCCTCTGGCTGCCCGGTTCGAGGGCGGCACTATCTACCAGGCGTTTCTGAGCGCGCTCAGCTATCATCGCTGGCACAGCCCGGTCAGCGGCAGGATCGTGAAGACGCAGCTGATCGACGGCTCCTATTACGCCCAATCTCCCCTGGCGGGGTTTGACCCTGCCAGCCCTAACCGGTCGCAGGGCTACATCACCCAGGTTGCGGCACGGGCCCTGGTTTTCATCGAGGCGGACAACCCGGACATCGGGCTGATGGCGGTCATGTTCGTCGGCATGGCCGAGGTCTCGTCCAATGAGCTCACGGTCTATGAGGGCCAGCATGTGAAGAAGGGCGACCAGCTCGGCATGTTCCACTTCGGCGGCTCGACACACGTACTCATCTTCCGGCCCGGCGTGGAGCTCGACTTCGATCTGCGTGGCCAGACTCCGGGGCTTGAGACGAAGAACATCCCCGTGCGCTCCCGAATCGCAACCGTCCGATGA
- a CDS encoding LysE family transporter, with amino-acid sequence MNLLDQNMLLVGMVTVLAVVSPGPDFAVIVRNGLRYDRQRGLATALGIACGVVVHTTYALLGLSYVVAKYAWVLEAVRYAGAVYLLWLGVSAFLPRKGQAEQADCVEESDSVSVCGAFRHGFFCNLLNPKTMLFFIALFTQVISPTTSLTAKVGIGAFISLTHLSWFAFVVFVLTDPRTVKLFDRWRHRLEKVVGACLFGLGAKLALDS; translated from the coding sequence ATGAATTTACTTGATCAAAACATGCTGCTTGTAGGGATGGTGACCGTGTTGGCGGTGGTGAGCCCCGGGCCGGATTTTGCCGTCATCGTCAGGAACGGGTTGCGGTATGACCGGCAAAGAGGGCTGGCCACGGCGTTGGGAATCGCTTGTGGTGTCGTCGTTCATACAACGTATGCCCTGCTGGGGCTGAGCTATGTCGTTGCCAAGTACGCATGGGTGCTGGAGGCGGTGCGGTATGCTGGAGCGGTCTATCTGCTCTGGCTGGGCGTTTCGGCGTTCCTGCCCCGGAAGGGGCAGGCCGAGCAAGCGGATTGCGTCGAAGAATCCGATTCCGTCTCCGTGTGTGGGGCGTTTCGCCACGGTTTCTTCTGCAATTTGCTCAATCCCAAGACCATGTTGTTTTTCATCGCCTTATTTACGCAGGTGATTTCTCCCACGACCTCCCTGACCGCCAAGGTGGGCATCGGCGCGTTCATCTCCCTGACGCACCTGTCTTGGTTCGCGTTTGTCGTGTTCGTCCTGACCGATCCGCGCACCGTGAAGTTGTTCGATCGCTGGCGGCATCGGCTCGAGAAAGTTGTGGGAGCCTGTTTATTCGGCCTCGGCGCAAAGCTGGCGCTGGACTCGTAG